In the Colwellia sp. 20A7 genome, one interval contains:
- a CDS encoding sensor domain-containing phosphodiesterase: MFCIGNSIDPIENAQVLTATGSFSKLEGLKLSDDNLGNIFSDVQLALNEKQHVIDRLHSVLYFETKDINEKCYLIVVKSSKPLTDENINLLKVFSENISSGFTNIALLNRVTELAYTHIDLNIPNRNWLKKELKNMSGFEWRQTRLLMLEVKHFDEMKFTFGYEFTQNVLSYIYQTLRQLLPPSSQITLSSHKQFSILLDANFELSPEIINKLTYNEIEVDGVAHVSSFTLLDMQLETLEQRSAIKIISMAESELKQASLNNIVYIQHSQQETDLINRRYSLMGELRHTIRERKLSVMLQPKVSLSTGKVVGFESLARWQRDDGSFIPPDEFIAIAEAAGLIIKLDCLIFEKTMEALKILVDLGYQIPVAFNASSFDLLHPDYFNFISSCINRYGFPVELLELEVTETQAISDYDRIQLCLQRFVALGMKISLDDFGTGYSSLAHLSNITAHCIKIDRSFVSKLETDKNSEHVINMILKLGKQFNFSIVAEGIETEYQKQWLSDAGCDTAQGYLFSKPLPINDLIKWLTAFNKL; this comes from the coding sequence ATATTCTGTATTGGTAATAGTATAGATCCTATCGAAAATGCTCAGGTGCTAACAGCAACCGGGAGTTTTTCAAAACTGGAAGGACTCAAACTTTCAGATGATAATCTCGGTAATATTTTTTCAGATGTACAACTTGCGCTAAACGAAAAGCAGCATGTTATCGACCGACTACATTCAGTCCTTTATTTTGAAACTAAAGATATAAACGAAAAATGCTACTTAATTGTAGTGAAATCGTCTAAGCCCTTAACAGATGAAAATATCAATTTGCTTAAAGTGTTTAGTGAAAACATCAGTAGTGGCTTTACGAATATAGCGTTACTTAACCGTGTGACTGAACTTGCCTATACCCATATTGATCTTAATATCCCCAACCGTAATTGGTTAAAAAAAGAACTTAAAAATATGAGTGGTTTTGAATGGAGACAAACCCGCTTATTAATGCTTGAAGTAAAACATTTTGATGAAATGAAGTTCACTTTTGGCTATGAATTTACTCAGAACGTATTAAGCTATATTTATCAAACTTTACGTCAACTTTTGCCACCTAGCTCACAAATAACACTGTCAAGTCATAAACAATTTTCTATTTTACTCGATGCTAATTTTGAATTATCGCCTGAAATAATTAATAAACTGACCTATAACGAAATTGAAGTTGATGGTGTAGCGCATGTATCCTCATTTACTTTACTAGACATGCAACTCGAAACACTTGAGCAAAGGTCAGCCATCAAAATAATCAGTATGGCAGAGTCGGAGCTCAAACAGGCCTCTCTAAACAATATCGTTTATATACAACATTCACAGCAAGAAACCGACTTAATAAATCGTCGTTATAGCTTAATGGGAGAGTTACGTCACACTATTCGTGAACGTAAGTTGAGCGTTATGCTGCAACCTAAAGTGAGCTTGTCCACAGGAAAAGTTGTTGGTTTTGAATCTTTAGCCCGTTGGCAACGTGATGATGGCAGTTTTATTCCACCCGATGAATTCATCGCTATTGCAGAAGCCGCCGGATTGATTATTAAGCTTGATTGCCTGATATTCGAAAAAACCATGGAAGCATTAAAAATTTTGGTTGATTTAGGCTACCAAATCCCTGTCGCTTTTAACGCGTCTTCTTTTGACTTGTTACACCCAGATTATTTCAACTTTATCTCGAGTTGCATTAATCGCTATGGCTTCCCCGTTGAGTTATTAGAGCTAGAAGTCACAGAAACTCAGGCTATTTCAGATTACGATCGCATCCAACTATGTCTGCAACGTTTTGTGGCCTTGGGTATGAAAATAAGTCTTGATGATTTTGGTACGGGTTATTCATCTCTTGCGCATTTATCCAACATTACCGCACATTGCATAAAAATCGACCGCAGTTTTGTTAGTAAATTAGAAACCGATAAAAACAGTGAACATGTCATCAATATGATTTTGAAATTAGGTAAACAATTCAATTTCAGCATAGTAGCCGAAGGTATTGAAACTGAATATCAAAAGCAGTGGCTTAGCGATGCAGGCTGTGACACAGCCCAAGGTTATTTATTTTCTAAGCCCTTACCCATCAATGATTTAATCAAATGGTTAACTGCATTTAACAAATTATAG
- a CDS encoding class I SAM-dependent methyltransferase has product MNENINFYNANAEFLAVQYKSISASIVHGSWKHLLLKLDKATKTALDVGAGSGRDASWLANQNFQVTALEPAKKLLSQAKKNFPHNNIQWLNDSLPSLKTINNECCFDVVLVSAVWMHLSPINQCKSLERLMPLIKFRGLLVITIRVGNFEDGRTAYPFNADELVEQAKNNKLTIKINNISNDKMQRSNVTWQTLVFERD; this is encoded by the coding sequence TTGAACGAAAACATCAATTTTTACAACGCCAATGCTGAGTTTTTAGCTGTACAATACAAATCCATTTCAGCTAGTATTGTTCATGGCAGTTGGAAACATCTTTTATTGAAGTTAGACAAGGCAACTAAAACAGCACTAGATGTAGGTGCTGGCTCTGGCAGAGATGCTAGTTGGTTAGCCAACCAAAACTTCCAAGTTACAGCATTAGAACCAGCTAAGAAATTACTCTCCCAAGCAAAAAAAAATTTTCCTCATAATAATATCCAGTGGTTAAACGATTCATTGCCATCGTTGAAAACTATTAATAATGAATGTTGTTTTGATGTCGTTTTAGTGAGTGCCGTTTGGATGCATTTATCCCCCATCAATCAGTGTAAATCTCTTGAGCGATTAATGCCTTTAATTAAGTTTAGAGGATTGTTGGTAATAACCATAAGGGTTGGTAACTTCGAGGATGGACGTACAGCATATCCGTTTAATGCTGATGAATTAGTTGAGCAAGCTAAAAATAACAAGTTAACAATTAAAATTAATAATATTTCAAATGATAAAATGCAGCGTTCAAATGTAACCTGGCAAACACTTGTTTTCGAAAGGGACTAA
- a CDS encoding UvrD-helicase domain-containing protein — MKCISSSFLGRFIGTPTIIKLSDSGLDIEVENDFSHVSWEDLLAPPLFQISFFGQILSFKTKNKNYVFTMLTYNSKRMQKSNCEQFWASANINRVDTLLIKIKKITTNRYLRHSNVERIRLAVNQEYKRWLPWLKSVKSSKSVKSKKALAIFSEKLQRLSYYQNWQEQEINDCREHYINKQLHEHQAFFEKVESNPLTLKQRRACIIDNDNNLLLAGAGTGKTSVMVGRTGYLINSLKANHSDILLLAYGRKAADEMDERIKDKLQTDKVKATTFHSLGLNIIAQVEGGKPSLSLFAEDEKAKSKWIQACFETLICENAQYRALILVYFSKYYYVEKNDFHFKSLGERHQYYNDNDIRTLKDEKVKSFGELYIANWLFSNGIKYHYEAKYAHNVTTVERKQYQPDFFLPELNIYIEYYGIDENGETAPYINKDEYHESIQWKQNTHREYGTHCLEFTYAHHKQGKLLSYLENSLNELKIQFKPLTEEQMLTTLHESGRISALAKIFTQLVGLYKAACLDSRLEHEIIANATDPKQTEQALKLLKPILTAYENHLKSHNDIDFEDMVNKAIKYVQAGKFQSPWRYIMVDEFQDISEPRARLVKALRDNKECSVFAVGDDWQAIYRFSGADLSLTTQFAQYFGATTQSVLDQTFRFNNQIGKVATDFISKNPVQIPKVIKSLKQVKAPAVSLLKRDSSQTNSHKTGIVDEMANGAIDDILTAISSKTCKPVNIFLLARFWFLLPNQTDINRLNNRYPLLTIESQSFHASKGKEADYVIIMGLKKGIHGFPSEKVTPPLLDALLAKKEAFKYAEERRLFYVALTRAKDRAYIIADMADASSFVKELVDEHNIECNEFDATVSQSFVGDINCLVCETGILKKRTGQYGAFFSCSHFPRCDHKEKSCTQCESPMTRKRHSGFKSCLNEACKTLIPTCAKCNAEMVLRSSKKGEFWGCRNYKGNEPMSCKGSVDQSKINWPDLVT; from the coding sequence ATGAAATGTATTTCTTCGAGTTTTTTGGGGCGTTTTATTGGTACCCCAACAATAATAAAATTAAGTGATAGTGGGTTAGATATTGAAGTTGAAAATGATTTTAGTCATGTTTCATGGGAAGATCTGCTAGCGCCACCACTATTTCAAATAAGTTTTTTTGGACAAATCCTTTCATTTAAAACAAAAAATAAAAATTATGTTTTTACAATGCTTACGTATAACAGTAAACGAATGCAAAAGAGTAATTGCGAACAATTTTGGGCATCGGCCAATATTAACCGTGTTGATACCTTATTAATAAAAATAAAAAAGATCACGACTAATCGATACTTACGACATTCAAATGTTGAACGTATTCGATTAGCTGTTAATCAGGAGTATAAACGTTGGCTTCCTTGGCTTAAATCAGTTAAATCAAGTAAATCAGTTAAGTCAAAAAAAGCACTGGCTATTTTCTCTGAGAAACTTCAGCGATTATCTTATTACCAAAATTGGCAAGAGCAGGAAATAAATGATTGTCGTGAACACTATATAAATAAACAGCTTCATGAACATCAAGCGTTTTTTGAAAAGGTTGAATCGAACCCTTTAACCCTCAAACAGCGCAGAGCCTGTATTATCGACAATGATAACAACTTGTTACTCGCTGGCGCAGGGACAGGAAAAACAAGTGTAATGGTGGGCAGAACAGGTTATTTAATCAATAGCCTGAAGGCGAATCATAGTGACATATTATTGTTAGCCTACGGTCGTAAAGCTGCGGATGAAATGGATGAACGGATAAAAGATAAGCTGCAAACTGATAAAGTAAAAGCAACAACCTTTCATAGTTTAGGGCTTAATATTATCGCGCAAGTTGAAGGGGGAAAACCAAGTTTATCGTTATTTGCTGAAGACGAAAAAGCAAAATCTAAATGGATACAAGCCTGCTTTGAAACGTTGATTTGTGAAAATGCCCAGTATCGCGCGCTTATTCTTGTCTATTTTAGTAAATATTATTACGTTGAGAAAAATGATTTTCACTTCAAAAGTTTAGGTGAACGCCACCAGTATTATAATGACAATGATATTCGCACCTTGAAAGATGAAAAGGTTAAAAGTTTTGGCGAACTTTATATTGCAAACTGGTTGTTTTCTAACGGGATAAAATATCACTATGAAGCAAAATATGCCCATAATGTTACTACAGTTGAGCGCAAACAATATCAGCCAGACTTCTTCCTTCCTGAGCTAAACATATATATTGAATATTACGGGATAGACGAAAACGGAGAGACTGCTCCCTATATAAACAAAGATGAATACCATGAAAGTATTCAATGGAAACAAAACACCCATCGTGAATATGGCACTCATTGTCTTGAATTTACCTATGCCCATCACAAGCAGGGTAAGTTACTTAGCTACCTAGAAAATTCCCTAAATGAGCTGAAAATTCAATTTAAACCGTTAACTGAAGAACAAATGCTCACAACACTACATGAAAGTGGCAGAATATCAGCGCTTGCTAAAATCTTTACTCAGCTTGTAGGGCTCTACAAAGCGGCCTGTCTAGACAGTCGCTTAGAACATGAGATTATCGCTAATGCTACAGATCCAAAACAAACAGAACAAGCATTAAAGCTGCTCAAACCCATTTTAACCGCTTATGAAAACCACCTAAAATCCCATAATGACATTGACTTTGAAGACATGGTAAACAAAGCGATAAAGTATGTTCAGGCAGGAAAGTTTCAATCGCCTTGGCGTTACATCATGGTAGATGAGTTTCAAGATATATCAGAGCCTAGAGCACGTTTAGTAAAAGCGTTGCGTGACAACAAAGAATGTTCTGTTTTTGCGGTAGGGGATGATTGGCAGGCCATTTATCGATTTAGTGGCGCTGATTTATCGTTAACCACGCAATTTGCACAATATTTTGGGGCAACAACTCAGTCAGTGTTAGATCAAACGTTTCGGTTTAATAACCAAATAGGTAAAGTAGCCACAGATTTTATCAGTAAAAATCCGGTACAAATTCCTAAAGTGATTAAGTCTTTAAAGCAAGTTAAAGCACCTGCGGTTTCGCTACTCAAAAGAGATAGCAGTCAAACCAATTCGCACAAAACGGGTATTGTTGATGAAATGGCAAATGGTGCTATTGACGATATTTTAACGGCTATTTCCTCTAAAACATGCAAACCCGTTAACATTTTTTTATTAGCTCGATTTTGGTTTCTATTACCCAACCAAACTGACATTAATCGATTAAACAACCGATACCCGCTACTAACGATTGAATCTCAATCTTTTCATGCATCTAAAGGCAAAGAAGCTGATTATGTAATTATTATGGGATTAAAAAAGGGGATACACGGTTTTCCTTCTGAAAAAGTAACGCCGCCATTGCTTGATGCATTACTTGCGAAAAAAGAAGCGTTTAAATATGCAGAAGAAAGGCGATTATTCTATGTAGCGCTAACTCGAGCCAAAGACAGAGCCTATATTATTGCAGACATGGCAGATGCCAGCAGCTTTGTTAAAGAACTTGTTGATGAGCATAACATTGAATGCAATGAATTTGACGCGACAGTGAGTCAGTCATTTGTAGGCGACATAAATTGTTTGGTTTGTGAAACCGGTATACTAAAAAAACGAACAGGACAATATGGTGCATTTTTTTCCTGCTCACACTTTCCTCGTTGTGATCATAAAGAAAAGTCTTGTACCCAATGTGAAAGCCCTATGACAAGAAAACGCCACTCAGGCTTTAAATCTTGCCTAAATGAGGCATGCAAAACTCTGATACCAACCTGCGCTAAATGTAATGCAGAAATGGTTTTACGTTCAAGTAAAAAGGGTGAGTTTTGGGGATGTCGAAATTATAAAGGCAATGAACCGATGAGCTGTAAAGGCAGTGTAGACCAATCAAAAATAAACTGGCCTGATTTAGTCACATAA
- a CDS encoding HipA domain-containing protein encodes MIAIETRLLIVYFENHVIGKLQEYNNTWQFTYHESWLTTPLGFDISPHLSRQTQPHIDGASERHVQWFFDNLLPEEDARTLLARDAEVTKDDVFGLLEYYGAESAGALTLLPVGKINPAGTFDELSLEVLSERIKKLPKISLNKGAKKRMSLAGAQHKLAVVFHQGQLYEPSGSAPSSHILKPDHPKPDEYWQSTRNEWFVMSLAKSLGFDIPAVNLIYVPEPVYLVERFDRDNTWPDQSRLHMLDACQLLALDKAFKYKSSNVESLCILNDHCRNKAKTRMLLFNWAVFNAIVGNTDAHLKNLSFFITNDAITLTPHYDLLSTAIYADSNRLFDDELSQPMGEARTLGQLTVKDVVLFGESLGLKEKQCLKQLKALLSSIEERAMLLYSEVEALPTNIYKAGELRMLREIIHIIIKEMVKRLS; translated from the coding sequence ATGATAGCAATAGAAACTAGGCTATTAATTGTTTATTTCGAAAATCATGTTATTGGCAAGCTGCAAGAATATAATAATACTTGGCAGTTTACCTATCATGAAAGCTGGTTAACTACACCACTAGGATTTGATATATCACCCCATTTATCACGCCAAACTCAACCTCATATTGATGGTGCTAGTGAACGTCACGTGCAATGGTTTTTCGATAACTTACTGCCCGAAGAAGATGCTAGAACATTACTGGCTCGCGATGCGGAAGTAACTAAAGATGATGTGTTTGGTCTATTGGAATACTATGGAGCAGAATCTGCAGGGGCTTTAACATTGTTACCCGTGGGGAAAATAAATCCAGCGGGCACATTCGATGAATTATCATTAGAAGTGTTATCTGAGCGCATTAAAAAGCTACCGAAAATATCACTTAACAAAGGCGCAAAAAAAAGAATGTCGCTTGCTGGGGCTCAACACAAGCTTGCAGTCGTCTTTCATCAAGGACAATTATACGAGCCTTCTGGTTCAGCGCCTTCAAGTCATATATTAAAACCTGATCACCCTAAACCTGATGAGTATTGGCAATCAACAAGAAATGAATGGTTTGTTATGTCACTTGCCAAAAGCTTGGGATTTGATATTCCTGCTGTTAATTTAATTTATGTACCTGAGCCTGTTTATCTTGTTGAGCGTTTTGATCGTGACAATACATGGCCTGATCAAAGCAGACTTCACATGTTAGACGCATGCCAATTACTAGCGCTTGATAAAGCATTCAAATATAAAAGCAGTAATGTAGAGTCATTATGCATATTGAATGATCACTGTCGTAATAAAGCAAAAACCAGAATGCTATTGTTTAACTGGGCGGTGTTTAATGCCATTGTTGGCAATACTGACGCTCATTTGAAAAACTTATCTTTTTTTATAACGAACGATGCTATTACGTTAACACCCCATTATGACCTATTGAGTACAGCTATATATGCTGATAGTAATCGTTTATTTGATGATGAATTATCTCAGCCTATGGGCGAAGCGAGAACACTTGGTCAATTAACCGTTAAAGATGTTGTCTTATTTGGTGAATCTTTAGGGTTGAAGGAAAAGCAGTGTTTAAAGCAACTGAAAGCCTTATTATCTTCAATAGAAGAAAGAGCGATGCTTTTATATTCTGAAGTAGAAGCATTACCTACTAATATTTATAAAGCAGGTGAATTACGCATGCTTCGAGAGATAATACACATCATCATAAAAGAAATGGTTAAAAGACTTTCTTAA
- a CDS encoding response regulator, which yields MVKSTYSFVFLEEKDKSQKDSEQLSKVWKVLSVEDDLDYQNALVSSLEALILPNNIQLKILTANSAFEASNVLSAHKDIGLILLDVVMEDDDTGLRLVSTIREELGNALVRIVLVTGQPGFAPEKEVMSALDIDEYWNKADLKLNKLHSIVSSNMRTWNYISELADARQGLKVVLDAARTINSRYDLATLPAPY from the coding sequence TTGGTTAAATCTACTTATTCATTCGTATTTTTAGAAGAAAAAGATAAAAGTCAAAAAGATTCCGAGCAACTTAGTAAAGTTTGGAAAGTACTAAGTGTTGAAGATGACTTAGACTACCAAAACGCTCTAGTTTCCAGCTTGGAAGCATTGATTTTACCTAATAATATTCAACTGAAGATACTCACCGCTAATTCTGCTTTTGAAGCGTCAAATGTTCTAAGTGCACATAAAGACATCGGTCTTATTTTATTAGATGTGGTAATGGAGGATGACGATACTGGCCTGCGTTTAGTCAGTACCATTAGAGAAGAGCTTGGAAACGCGTTAGTGAGAATTGTATTGGTAACAGGCCAACCAGGATTTGCCCCTGAAAAAGAAGTAATGAGCGCCTTAGACATAGATGAATATTGGAATAAAGCCGATTTAAAACTGAATAAACTGCATTCGATAGTTTCTAGCAACATGCGGACGTGGAATTATATATCTGAGCTTGCAGACGCCAGACAAGGTTTGAAAGTTGTGTTAGATGCGGCTCGAACTATTAACAGTCGTTATGACCTTGCTACTTTACCCGCACCGTATTAG
- a CDS encoding DEAD/DEAH box helicase, with the protein MAAFQLRDYQQEAVSKVLKHFKRTNESAVIVLPTGSGKSLVIAELARLAKRKILVLTHVKELVEQNHQKFESYGVTAGIYSAGLKLKETQHQVTFASIQSAARNLDDFNTPYSLIIIDECHRVNLASTDLTGEQSDVPSKGLLIDKSQSLLKDRSKFQLKDKTKDALNGESKESASKLGNSNQYQQIIDKLMQVNPEVKLLGLTATPYRLGMGWIYKKHYRGFVRTQEKRPFEHCIYELPLHYLIKKNYLTKPNLVDATIEHYDFSSLRANASGDYSPTDMNYLLNKNPRVTQSIIEQVIELGEKRQGIMIFAATVEHAKEVYSYLPATLSALITGATDNTERDALIKAFKRKDIKYLVNVSVLTTGFDAPHVDMIAILRPTQSVSLYQQIIGRGLRLSENKKDCLVIDYTGNDFDLYQPEVGEKKPNSKSQPVQVVCPSCEFPNIFWGICDDDGYLVEHYGRRCQGLVYAPAEEQEQQEQPEQQISESQCDYRFVFKECPHCGGENDIAARTCLQCFEVLVDPDDMLKKALQLKDSKIIRCAGLNLTRVNGKVSDKGADKLKIIYHDEEGTELNESFDFARPNQVKAFNAIFAKRLSAKLNVQLGSTESFEVTTLDQALKLANLLPCPDFVIARKQKYYWRIKDRLFDYHGKYRKANALK; encoded by the coding sequence GTGGCAGCTTTCCAACTTAGAGATTATCAACAAGAAGCCGTATCGAAGGTGCTTAAACACTTTAAAAGAACCAACGAATCTGCAGTGATTGTTTTACCTACGGGCTCAGGTAAAAGCCTGGTAATCGCCGAACTTGCTCGCTTAGCAAAACGAAAGATACTCGTGTTAACGCACGTAAAAGAGTTGGTCGAGCAAAATCATCAAAAATTTGAAAGCTATGGTGTTACTGCCGGAATTTACTCTGCGGGATTAAAACTTAAAGAAACTCAACACCAAGTCACGTTCGCCAGCATACAATCGGCAGCCCGCAATTTAGATGATTTTAATACCCCCTACTCCTTAATTATTATTGATGAATGTCATCGCGTTAACCTAGCCAGTACTGACTTGACTGGTGAGCAGTCTGATGTGCCGTCTAAAGGCTTGCTTATAGATAAGTCTCAATCCCTGCTTAAAGATAGGTCTAAATTCCAGCTTAAAGATAAGACTAAAGACGCGCTAAATGGCGAATCAAAAGAAAGCGCAAGTAAACTGGGCAATAGTAATCAGTATCAACAAATCATTGATAAGTTAATGCAAGTAAATCCCGAAGTGAAATTATTAGGTTTAACCGCAACCCCTTATCGTTTAGGCATGGGCTGGATTTATAAAAAGCATTACCGTGGCTTTGTGCGAACCCAAGAGAAACGACCTTTTGAACACTGTATTTATGAACTACCTCTGCACTATTTAATTAAGAAAAACTATTTAACCAAGCCCAATTTAGTTGATGCCACCATAGAACATTATGATTTTAGTAGCCTGCGAGCAAACGCTTCTGGCGACTATAGTCCTACGGATATGAATTATCTATTAAATAAAAACCCAAGGGTGACACAAAGCATTATTGAACAGGTCATTGAGTTAGGTGAAAAACGCCAAGGTATTATGATTTTTGCCGCCACAGTTGAACATGCTAAAGAGGTTTATAGTTATTTACCCGCCACATTAAGTGCCTTAATTACTGGCGCTACCGACAATACTGAGCGCGACGCGTTAATTAAAGCATTCAAGCGAAAAGACATTAAATATCTGGTTAATGTGTCGGTATTAACCACTGGTTTTGATGCGCCCCATGTCGATATGATTGCGATATTGCGTCCAACACAATCAGTTAGTCTTTATCAGCAAATAATTGGTCGTGGCCTGCGCTTAAGTGAAAACAAGAAAGATTGCTTGGTGATTGACTATACCGGCAATGATTTTGACCTTTATCAACCCGAAGTAGGTGAGAAAAAGCCAAATAGTAAAAGCCAGCCGGTGCAAGTTGTTTGCCCTAGTTGTGAATTTCCCAATATATTTTGGGGTATTTGTGATGATGACGGCTATTTAGTAGAGCACTACGGCAGACGATGCCAAGGCCTGGTTTATGCTCCCGCTGAAGAGCAAGAACAGCAAGAGCAACCAGAGCAGCAGATCAGCGAGAGCCAATGTGACTACCGCTTTGTTTTTAAAGAATGTCCTCACTGTGGTGGTGAAAATGACATAGCTGCGCGTACCTGTTTACAGTGCTTTGAGGTCTTGGTCGACCCCGATGATATGTTAAAAAAGGCACTGCAACTTAAAGATTCAAAAATAATTCGCTGCGCAGGTCTTAATTTAACCCGAGTTAATGGTAAGGTGAGTGATAAAGGCGCTGATAAGTTAAAAATCATTTACCATGATGAAGAAGGTACTGAGCTTAATGAGTCTTTTGACTTTGCTAGGCCTAATCAGGTTAAAGCGTTCAATGCTATTTTTGCTAAACGCCTAAGCGCTAAATTAAATGTTCAACTGGGTTCAACTGAGTCGTTTGAAGTGACTACTTTAGATCAAGCATTAAAGCTAGCGAACCTATTGCCTTGTCCTGATTTTGTCATTGCCAGAAAACAAAAATACTATTGGCGTATTAAAGACAGACTTTTTGATTATCATGGTAAATACCGAAAAGCCAATGCGCTTAAATAA
- a CDS encoding helix-turn-helix domain-containing protein: MSIQIKKIEQLGLLSKLVRKSQNIRQDDLGMMTDNSHVFIGQFENGKDTVEIGRVLKIMEELGIRLYADLPPELNENELKEKIALLLSTSKDK, from the coding sequence AATTAGGATTATTGAGTAAATTGGTTAGAAAATCGCAAAATATTCGCCAAGATGACTTAGGCATGATGACAGATAATAGCCATGTTTTTATTGGTCAATTTGAAAACGGTAAAGATACCGTTGAAATAGGCCGGGTACTAAAAATCATGGAAGAACTGGGTATTCGTTTATATGCAGACCTGCCTCCAGAGTTAAATGAAAATGAGCTTAAAGAAAAAATAGCATTACTCTTATCGACAAGTAAGGACAAATAG
- a CDS encoding leucine-rich repeat-containing protein kinase family protein yields the protein MQTLSQLKNGDLLGVKRLALSENLTSFPLEILSLADSLEILDLSNNQLTSLPKELVQLTKLKIIFASDNPFTTLPEVLGQCESLEMIGFKANKIKTVPANALPKKLRWLILTDNCIELLPDTLGECPRLQKLMVAGNQLTELPLTMAKLTNLELVRISANQLNECPTHLLKLPKLAWLAFSGNPFSKTETDTASFDEVEVKEANIQTSVPLVPSSSYVLQDELGRGASGVISRAVWKESQSKFPNEIAVKVFKGEITSDGYPEDELQVCLKTGNHKNIVRSLAQINEEGYLALIMGLIPAGYNNLGLPPSLKSCTRDTFPTDFTLSIHQISKIVMQMQDVFEHLHSNQVSHGDLYAHNTLFDDKANIIFGDFGAATMYHKLTSEQQLLIQQIETRALNHFIDDLLGVCCEQDKHSEVYKELLKKIG from the coding sequence ATGCAGACTCTATCTCAATTAAAAAATGGTGACTTACTGGGTGTTAAACGCTTAGCACTTTCTGAAAACTTAACTTCATTTCCTCTAGAGATTTTAAGTTTGGCTGACAGCTTAGAAATATTAGATTTATCGAATAATCAATTAACCTCTTTGCCTAAAGAGTTAGTTCAATTAACTAAACTCAAAATAATTTTTGCTTCTGATAATCCTTTTACTACCTTGCCTGAAGTACTTGGACAATGTGAAAGTTTAGAAATGATCGGCTTTAAAGCGAATAAAATTAAAACGGTACCTGCTAATGCCTTACCTAAAAAGTTACGCTGGTTAATATTAACGGATAATTGTATTGAGCTTTTACCTGATACTTTAGGCGAATGCCCTCGATTACAAAAACTCATGGTTGCAGGTAATCAATTAACTGAACTGCCACTCACCATGGCGAAGCTGACAAATCTTGAGTTAGTGCGTATTTCAGCTAATCAACTCAACGAGTGCCCTACTCATTTATTAAAGTTGCCTAAGCTTGCTTGGCTGGCTTTTTCTGGCAATCCTTTTAGCAAAACTGAAACAGATACTGCTAGCTTTGATGAAGTTGAGGTGAAAGAAGCAAACATTCAGACTTCCGTTCCTTTAGTCCCATCTTCTAGTTACGTCTTACAAGATGAACTCGGGCGCGGTGCATCAGGTGTTATTTCACGCGCCGTATGGAAAGAAAGCCAGTCAAAGTTCCCTAATGAAATTGCAGTAAAAGTATTTAAAGGCGAAATCACTAGTGACGGTTACCCTGAAGATGAATTACAAGTTTGTTTAAAAACAGGTAACCACAAAAATATTGTTCGCTCTTTAGCCCAAATAAACGAAGAAGGCTATTTAGCGCTTATTATGGGATTGATACCAGCAGGTTATAATAATTTAGGCTTACCACCCTCTTTGAAAAGCTGTACTCGAGATACTTTTCCCACTGACTTCACTTTAAGTATTCATCAAATAAGTAAAATAGTGATGCAGATGCAAGACGTTTTTGAACATTTACATAGCAACCAAGTTTCTCATGGCGATTTGTATGCTCATAACACCTTATTTGATGATAAAGCCAATATTATATTTGGTGATTTTGGCGCAGCAACCATGTACCACAAGCTAACAAGCGAACAGCAGCTATTAATCCAACAGATTGAAACGCGTGCTTTAAATCACTTTATTGATGATCTATTGGGTGTTTGCTGTGAGCAAGATAAACACAGCGAAGTTTATAAAGAATTACTCAAAAAAATAGGCTAA